The Flavobacterium marginilacus genome window below encodes:
- a CDS encoding rubredoxin, translating into MELTRLIVKGGVISPGELREIVNMGLEQGLDAISFGSRQDIIFPKGFQSNTAEKIGKHHFVYPNEKSGNNIVSSYVATDILSNTPWLTGNKFLYILEQFKENPKLKVNITDPKQQIVPLFTGHINFIASHHEDYWFLYIRLPKWDKMELFPVLIYSWDIGKVYYEIEKILQEEPDTIDMIFQLVSELDTNNRTIDQPLNISFYPFPYYEGMNRLGIDQYWLGLYWRNNLYDLQFLKEMCDLCFDCKIGKICITPWKSFIVKGIPKERKLDWEKFLGKKGINVRHSLLELNWHLPVAMEWALNLKTFLVRTLDQFDISTYGLTFGLSDYNRDGHYFTSIVIEKNDPPKDLESIKIRDTFNVLHAKNFDPNTREYVVHAQDVDKLELPNILIELSKKYFEELGTSVLEFQNAKAKKETKALDIHQCQECLTIYNSEYGDVIQGIEKGILFKDLPEDYCCSLCEAPKNSFIPLIEAKV; encoded by the coding sequence ATGGAATTAACGAGACTCATTGTAAAAGGCGGAGTAATATCTCCGGGGGAATTACGAGAAATTGTAAATATGGGGCTGGAGCAAGGACTTGACGCCATCTCTTTTGGATCAAGACAGGACATCATATTCCCAAAAGGATTCCAAAGTAATACTGCCGAAAAAATTGGAAAACATCATTTTGTATATCCCAATGAAAAAAGCGGTAACAATATCGTTTCGTCTTACGTAGCGACCGATATTTTGAGTAATACACCTTGGCTTACAGGAAATAAATTCCTTTATATCCTTGAGCAGTTCAAGGAAAATCCAAAACTTAAGGTCAATATAACCGATCCCAAGCAGCAAATCGTTCCGCTGTTTACAGGGCACATCAACTTTATAGCCTCACATCACGAAGACTATTGGTTTTTGTACATACGTCTCCCAAAATGGGACAAAATGGAACTTTTTCCAGTATTGATCTACAGCTGGGACATTGGAAAAGTCTACTACGAAATAGAAAAAATTCTTCAGGAAGAACCGGATACAATTGATATGATTTTCCAGCTCGTTAGTGAATTGGACACCAATAACAGAACAATTGATCAGCCGTTGAACATTTCGTTTTATCCTTTCCCGTATTACGAAGGCATGAACAGACTCGGAATCGATCAGTACTGGCTTGGACTTTACTGGCGCAACAACCTGTATGATCTGCAGTTCCTAAAAGAAATGTGTGATTTATGTTTTGACTGCAAGATTGGAAAAATATGTATTACCCCTTGGAAATCCTTTATCGTAAAAGGAATCCCAAAAGAGCGAAAACTTGACTGGGAAAAGTTCTTAGGCAAAAAAGGAATCAATGTGCGCCACTCCCTTCTTGAGCTTAACTGGCATTTGCCTGTAGCGATGGAATGGGCATTGAATCTAAAAACGTTCCTAGTACGCACACTGGATCAGTTTGACATCAGTACCTATGGTCTTACCTTCGGATTGTCTGATTATAACCGTGATGGGCATTATTTTACCTCAATAGTAATTGAAAAAAACGATCCGCCAAAAGATCTCGAATCGATTAAAATACGAGACACCTTTAATGTGCTTCATGCCAAAAATTTCGATCCTAACACCCGCGAATACGTCGTACATGCACAAGACGTCGATAAATTGGAATTACCCAATATTCTTATCGAATTGAGTAAAAAATATTTTGAAGAATTAGGCACCAGTGTATTAGAATTTCAAAATGCCAAAGCTAAAAAAGAAACCAAAGCACTAGATATTCATCAATGTCAGGAGTGTTTAACCATATATAATTCCGAATATGGCGATGTCATTCAAGGCATCGAAAAAGGAATTCTTTTCAAAGATTTACCAGAGGACTATTGCTGTTCTTTGTGTGAAGCACCAAAAAACAGTTTCATCCCTTTGATAGAAGCCAAAGTATAG
- a CDS encoding nitrate reductase, translated as MQNTEIKTTCSYCGVGCGIIVKNDSKNGVTVTGDKDHPVNRGMLCSKGMNLHYVVNDTSDRILYPEMRWSKSHPKERVSWDAALDRAAAVFSSIIKKHGPDSVGFYISGQCLTEEYYLVNKLVKGFLKTNNIDTNSRLCMSSAVAGYKKTFGEDSVPIAYADIELADTFMITGANPAFCHPILFRRLEQHKEKNPKVKIIVVDPRKTDSALTADLHLQILPGTDIVLYHAIGKRLIEKGYVDSDFVKNHTENFQLYKDLVNSSSYENASKICGVTVNDIHLAAEMIGKARGFISMWAMGLNQSAIGVDKNTALLNLSLLTGQIGKPGSGPFSLTGQPNAMGGREVGGMANLLAVHKELGNPDHRKEVADFWGVESISEKPGLTATEMFDALESGKMKAVWIICTNPMVSLPDSRRVEKALQNAKFVVVQDISHSADTAKFADLLLPAAGWLEKEGTMTNSERRISYLPKGINPPGEALSDVEILLNFAKKMKFSGFNFENTEAVYKEYCLMTKGTNIDVSYLNYSRLKNEGTFQWPVPDYGHSGTPRLFSDKKFFTPTKKAIFNIPASIKNTSEEPSEQYPFILTTGRIRDQWHTMTKTGKVSRLMTHTPSPVLEINPIDAYKSRIKNGDIVVVSSKNGEVRVKAKITDTIKEGVLFLPMHWGKQLDNDLNRTNNLTNTLVDPISKEPDFKFTTVCVTKYVKPFQKIAVIGAGAAAFRFIQNYREINNTDEIIVFSNEENPFYNRVLLPEYVTAELSWESLLKIKDDALGQLNITMKSGVAIENVNAADKIITDSQGIKHQFDTLIMATGSRPFIPENAQLHLPGRFTIRKKNDADRLKDYLDGTRLPAEEQHVVIVGGGLLGLELAAALKHKKVKITIIQRASRLMERQLDRISSKLLAEEVQLRDIQIYFDNEVSTVFETENANEIEIALKSGRILTANAIVYTIGTIPNIELAKETGLACGRGVKVNQYLQTSNPDVFAIGEIAEFNNQLFGITSAAEEQADILANFIGGDISSFYKGSVLMNILKLEDINLCSIGEIEVPENDDSYEEIVFADLGKRYYKKCIVKNDLLVGAILMGDKNEFAEFKTMIESKIELADKRNTLLRGSGSEAKPVIGKLVCSCSQVGHGNIEETIKSGVTNFTELCKTTGAGLGCGSCKTEVKEILAKCK; from the coding sequence ATGCAAAATACAGAAATCAAAACTACGTGTTCCTATTGTGGAGTAGGATGCGGAATTATTGTAAAAAATGATTCTAAAAATGGAGTGACGGTTACAGGCGATAAAGATCATCCGGTAAACAGAGGAATGCTTTGTTCAAAAGGGATGAACTTACATTATGTTGTCAATGATACTTCGGACAGGATTTTGTATCCCGAAATGAGATGGAGTAAATCACATCCAAAAGAAAGAGTAAGCTGGGACGCAGCTCTTGACCGTGCAGCAGCTGTTTTTTCTTCTATCATAAAAAAACACGGACCGGACAGTGTTGGTTTTTATATCTCCGGACAATGCTTGACCGAAGAATATTATCTGGTTAACAAATTAGTAAAAGGCTTTCTAAAAACTAATAATATTGACACAAACTCCAGACTCTGTATGAGTTCGGCAGTTGCTGGCTACAAAAAAACATTTGGTGAAGACTCAGTTCCAATCGCTTATGCAGATATTGAACTGGCTGATACTTTCATGATAACGGGGGCAAATCCAGCTTTTTGCCATCCAATTCTTTTTAGAAGACTGGAACAGCATAAAGAAAAAAATCCTAAAGTAAAAATAATCGTTGTCGATCCAAGAAAAACGGATTCGGCGCTGACTGCCGATTTACATTTGCAGATTCTTCCTGGTACTGATATTGTTTTATACCATGCCATTGGAAAACGATTAATCGAGAAAGGATATGTCGATTCGGATTTTGTGAAAAATCATACCGAAAACTTTCAGCTGTACAAAGACCTTGTAAATAGCAGTTCTTATGAAAATGCATCCAAAATTTGCGGCGTTACCGTAAATGATATTCACTTAGCTGCAGAAATGATTGGCAAAGCCAGAGGATTTATTTCTATGTGGGCTATGGGGCTTAATCAAAGTGCTATTGGTGTTGATAAAAATACCGCTTTATTAAACCTGTCATTACTTACTGGTCAGATAGGAAAACCGGGATCGGGGCCATTCTCATTAACAGGACAACCCAATGCAATGGGAGGGCGAGAAGTGGGAGGGATGGCTAATTTATTGGCAGTTCATAAAGAATTAGGAAACCCTGATCACCGTAAAGAAGTTGCTGATTTTTGGGGTGTAGAATCTATTTCAGAAAAACCTGGATTGACAGCAACTGAAATGTTTGATGCTTTAGAATCTGGAAAAATGAAAGCGGTTTGGATTATCTGCACCAATCCGATGGTAAGTTTGCCTGATTCCCGCAGAGTTGAAAAAGCACTGCAAAATGCTAAATTTGTTGTCGTTCAGGATATTTCTCATAGTGCAGACACGGCAAAATTTGCCGATTTATTACTGCCTGCAGCTGGCTGGCTTGAAAAAGAAGGTACGATGACCAACTCCGAGCGCCGTATATCGTATCTGCCAAAAGGAATTAACCCTCCCGGTGAAGCATTATCTGATGTTGAAATCTTGTTGAATTTTGCCAAAAAAATGAAATTCTCAGGTTTTAATTTTGAAAATACCGAAGCTGTTTACAAAGAATACTGTCTGATGACAAAAGGCACCAACATAGATGTTTCGTATTTAAATTATTCAAGGCTGAAAAACGAAGGGACTTTTCAATGGCCGGTTCCAGATTATGGACATTCGGGAACACCGCGTTTATTTTCGGATAAAAAATTCTTTACGCCTACAAAAAAAGCGATCTTCAATATTCCGGCCAGCATTAAGAATACTTCAGAAGAACCATCAGAACAATATCCGTTTATATTAACCACAGGCCGAATTCGTGATCAATGGCACACTATGACCAAAACTGGAAAAGTGTCCCGATTAATGACACATACCCCAAGTCCTGTGCTTGAAATAAATCCTATTGATGCTTACAAGTCAAGAATCAAAAACGGGGATATTGTTGTGGTTTCCAGCAAGAATGGTGAAGTACGCGTTAAAGCTAAAATAACTGATACTATAAAAGAAGGTGTTCTGTTTTTGCCAATGCACTGGGGAAAACAATTGGATAATGATTTGAACAGAACTAACAATCTGACTAATACGCTCGTTGATCCAATCTCCAAAGAACCCGATTTTAAATTCACCACGGTATGCGTAACAAAATACGTTAAGCCTTTCCAAAAGATTGCTGTAATTGGTGCTGGTGCTGCTGCTTTCCGTTTCATTCAGAATTATCGGGAAATTAATAATACCGATGAAATTATTGTTTTCTCAAACGAGGAAAACCCATTTTATAACCGCGTTTTATTACCGGAATATGTTACTGCAGAATTGTCTTGGGAAAGTCTTTTGAAAATAAAAGATGATGCTTTAGGACAATTAAACATTACAATGAAATCGGGCGTTGCTATTGAAAACGTAAACGCAGCGGATAAAATAATAACAGACAGTCAAGGCATAAAACATCAGTTTGATACCTTGATTATGGCAACGGGAAGCCGTCCTTTTATTCCCGAAAATGCACAGCTGCATCTGCCAGGCCGTTTTACCATTAGAAAGAAAAATGATGCCGACCGATTAAAAGACTACTTAGACGGAACCAGACTTCCAGCCGAAGAACAGCATGTAGTCATTGTAGGCGGCGGTCTGTTAGGGCTGGAATTAGCAGCGGCGCTTAAACATAAAAAAGTCAAAATAACAATTATACAAAGAGCTTCCAGATTAATGGAACGTCAGTTGGATCGTATTTCCAGTAAACTATTGGCTGAAGAAGTACAGTTAAGAGATATTCAGATTTATTTTGATAATGAGGTAAGCACCGTATTCGAAACCGAAAATGCGAACGAAATAGAAATCGCTCTAAAAAGCGGACGAATTCTAACCGCAAATGCTATTGTTTATACTATTGGAACTATTCCAAATATTGAATTGGCCAAAGAAACAGGTCTCGCATGCGGCCGTGGTGTAAAAGTAAATCAGTATTTACAAACTTCCAATCCTGATGTGTTTGCGATAGGCGAAATTGCCGAATTCAACAATCAATTATTCGGAATCACTTCTGCTGCCGAAGAACAAGCCGACATTTTAGCTAACTTTATTGGAGGCGACATCAGCAGTTTTTACAAAGGATCAGTACTGATGAATATTCTGAAACTAGAAGACATTAATCTGTGTTCTATTGGTGAAATTGAAGTGCCGGAAAATGATGATTCCTATGAAGAAATTGTTTTTGCCGATTTAGGAAAACGCTATTATAAAAAATGCATCGTAAAGAATGATTTACTCGTAGGTGCTATCCTGATGGGTGATAAAAACGAATTTGCCGAATTCAAAACAATGATTGAAAGCAAAATCGAATTGGCCGACAAGCGCAACACTTTATTAAGAGGAAGCGGATCAGAAGCTAAACCTGTTATAGGGAAATTAGTTTGTTCCTGCAGTCAGGTTGGACATGGTAACATTGAAGAAACCATTAAAAGCGGTGTAACCAATTTTACAGAATTATGCAAAACCACTGGTGCAGGATTAGGCTGTGGCAGCTGTAAAACTGAAGTAAAAGAGATATTAGCGAAGTGTAAATAA
- a CDS encoding CmpA/NrtA family ABC transporter substrate-binding protein, whose amino-acid sequence MRKSASKLIALLVIVFTVTAFKSPSSINPILKKKTVHGRKSADDENPPKTKKLPVEKAILNIGFIKLTDMAPLAIAKFLGYFEDEGLTVNLEAQANWKEILDKVIENQLDGAQMLAGQPIAAAVGCGRQAQLVTSYSMDLNGNAITVSNEAWAKIKDSIPQEYGKPVHPIPSYALKPVLNFYKKTNKPFTFGIVGAYSTHNYQLRYWLAAGGINPGFYSNNNIQGSKGNSGADVQLNITAPPQMPETLKAGIINGYCVGEPWNQQAVEESIGVPIVTSKEIWKNHPEKVFVMTKEFVTKYPNTATAITKALIKAGKWLDNPENRKEATRILSKSAYVDGSKRVIDNSMLGTFEFEKGDVRLVPDFNIFFKYNATYPYYSDGIWFMTQMKRWGQIAEPKTNDWYISKIKEVYKPEIWFQAAKLLLEEGFIIESDIPVTDGFKPETNEFIDDKNYDGRKPVEYINSFKIGLKN is encoded by the coding sequence ATGAGAAAATCTGCCTCAAAATTAATTGCCCTTTTGGTAATAGTGTTTACTGTTACCGCTTTTAAAAGTCCAAGTTCGATCAATCCTATTTTAAAAAAGAAAACTGTACATGGACGCAAGAGTGCTGATGACGAAAATCCTCCAAAAACAAAAAAGCTGCCTGTAGAAAAAGCCATTTTAAATATTGGTTTTATTAAACTTACGGATATGGCACCTTTAGCAATTGCAAAATTCTTAGGATATTTTGAAGATGAAGGACTTACTGTAAATTTAGAAGCGCAAGCAAATTGGAAGGAAATTCTAGATAAAGTAATTGAAAATCAGCTTGACGGAGCTCAGATGCTTGCCGGACAGCCTATAGCGGCGGCAGTAGGATGCGGAAGACAGGCACAGCTGGTTACTTCTTATTCTATGGATTTAAACGGAAATGCTATTACGGTATCAAACGAGGCTTGGGCAAAAATAAAAGACAGTATCCCACAGGAATATGGAAAACCTGTTCATCCTATTCCATCGTATGCATTAAAACCAGTTTTAAATTTTTATAAAAAAACAAATAAACCTTTTACATTTGGTATTGTAGGTGCCTATTCAACACACAATTATCAGCTGCGCTACTGGCTGGCTGCAGGCGGAATAAATCCTGGATTTTATTCCAATAATAACATTCAGGGGAGTAAAGGAAACAGCGGTGCTGATGTGCAATTGAATATTACTGCGCCTCCGCAAATGCCCGAAACACTAAAAGCAGGAATCATCAACGGCTATTGTGTTGGTGAACCATGGAATCAGCAGGCAGTTGAAGAAAGTATTGGTGTTCCAATTGTTACAAGTAAGGAAATCTGGAAGAATCATCCCGAAAAAGTGTTTGTAATGACAAAAGAGTTTGTTACCAAATATCCAAATACGGCTACTGCGATTACTAAAGCATTGATTAAAGCTGGAAAATGGCTGGATAATCCTGAAAACAGAAAAGAAGCTACCCGCATTTTATCCAAATCGGCTTATGTGGACGGAAGTAAACGAGTGATTGATAATTCGATGTTAGGAACTTTTGAATTCGAAAAAGGAGACGTGCGTTTAGTGCCTGATTTTAATATTTTCTTCAAATACAATGCGACTTATCCTTATTATTCAGACGGAATTTGGTTTATGACACAAATGAAACGATGGGGACAAATAGCTGAACCTAAAACAAACGACTGGTATATCAGCAAAATCAAAGAAGTTTATAAACCTGAAATTTGGTTTCAGGCTGCAAAATTATTACTGGAAGAAGGTTTTATTATCGAATCTGATATTCCGGTTACCGATGGATTCAAGCCGGAAACAAACGAATTCATTGATGATAAGAATTACGACGGACGAAAACCTGTAGAATATATCAACAGTTTTAAAATTGGTTTAAAAAACTAG
- a CDS encoding response regulator transcription factor codes for MSDKIQVVLADDHVFVRDGIKSLLENEANITVIGEATDGLEALTAIDELKPDLLILDIRMPNLTGIEVVEQLRSKNNFVKIIMLSMHESEEYVLKSIQAGADGYLLKGSSKEEFLKAVHTVSNGGKYFSGDISSILIGQLTNPSLIAEPKQSLGEDQVITKREKEILKLLLSGKGNKEIAEALDISKRTAEVHRFNLMKKLKVKNLMELSNKATEYSLL; via the coding sequence ATGAGTGATAAAATTCAAGTAGTCCTTGCAGATGATCATGTTTTTGTAAGAGACGGCATAAAATCTTTATTAGAAAACGAAGCCAATATTACTGTTATAGGCGAAGCGACAGATGGTCTCGAAGCACTGACAGCAATAGATGAACTAAAACCAGACTTGTTGATTCTTGACATCAGAATGCCTAATCTTACAGGGATAGAAGTTGTCGAACAATTAAGAAGCAAAAATAATTTTGTAAAAATCATAATGCTTTCGATGCATGAGTCCGAAGAATACGTATTAAAATCTATTCAAGCGGGAGCAGATGGTTACTTACTTAAAGGTTCAAGTAAAGAAGAATTTTTAAAAGCAGTTCATACTGTTTCCAACGGCGGAAAATATTTTAGCGGTGATATCTCTTCTATATTAATTGGGCAGCTTACCAATCCGTCACTTATTGCAGAGCCAAAACAATCATTGGGAGAAGATCAGGTAATTACCAAAAGAGAAAAAGAAATTTTAAAACTTTTGCTCAGCGGAAAAGGTAATAAGGAAATAGCCGAAGCATTAGATATCAGCAAAAGAACTGCCGAGGTACACCGTTTTAACCTAATGAAAAAATTAAAAGTAAAAAACCTGATGGAGCTTTCTAACAAAGCAACCGAATATTCGTTATTATAA
- a CDS encoding ATP-binding protein: MKKKSKVSYDKMTFKKLRRMYIFALITIAVTVLLSQLLIQYNLYSQLSDSKIINISGKQRMLSQKLTKEILILNFITDSLQEKKQINTISNTISQWKFNHYSLVNGNNKLGFPREKNPILNKDFENLKPNFDIIIKAGSTFLENKKENKNQQENQKLVQTILENESVFLSKMNQIVTEYDREALEKVTLQRKTEYGILAFTLLVLLLEFIFIFKPTNKSVELLISTLLSSEKKALKLAQNSEIISEAKENSVKELKSLNYAMENTLLYCRIATDGTIIHIGEKFSKLLQYNPFLSDKKFGQVLTPIEKEQLFIDRIILENHRRGWQGELNITTRNEQSLWLDLSMVPVTIRKDESELLIICFDITERKKAVQEVERLNTANIENKLNQQKIISSKIVENQENEQNRIAREIHDGIGQMLTGLKFSLESINLEDKEKAAVKIDYLKKLSLDIIKGVRTATFNLMPPELSDHGINPALSKLTAELSKLTGKNILFYNKTDFNARLDSLIEINIYRLTQEAINNAIKYADSTHIIVQLSHSATLLSITVDDNGKGFDINAVEKKRNSESGMGMLFMKERIQYINGRVFFNSIPNEGTRITFNIPI; the protein is encoded by the coding sequence ATGAAAAAAAAATCCAAAGTATCATACGACAAAATGACTTTCAAAAAATTAAGGCGAATGTATATATTCGCCTTAATTACCATTGCCGTCACTGTACTTTTGAGTCAATTGCTTATCCAATATAATCTTTACAGTCAGCTCAGCGATTCCAAAATAATAAACATTTCGGGGAAGCAGAGAATGCTGAGCCAGAAACTGACTAAAGAAATCCTGATCCTTAATTTTATAACTGATTCTTTACAGGAAAAGAAACAGATAAATACCATTTCAAATACTATTTCTCAGTGGAAATTTAATCATTATTCTCTCGTAAACGGAAATAATAAGTTAGGTTTTCCAAGGGAAAAAAATCCTATTCTCAATAAGGATTTCGAGAATCTGAAACCAAATTTTGATATCATAATTAAAGCCGGCAGTACTTTTTTGGAAAACAAAAAAGAAAACAAAAATCAGCAGGAAAATCAAAAACTGGTACAAACCATACTCGAAAACGAATCGGTTTTTCTTTCGAAAATGAACCAGATTGTAACTGAATACGATAGAGAGGCTCTTGAAAAAGTAACCCTGCAGCGCAAAACTGAATATGGTATTCTAGCTTTTACATTATTGGTTTTACTGCTGGAATTTATATTTATTTTCAAACCTACTAATAAAAGTGTAGAACTGCTTATTTCTACTTTACTGTCATCGGAAAAAAAGGCGTTAAAACTGGCGCAGAACTCCGAAATCATCAGCGAAGCCAAAGAAAACTCAGTAAAAGAACTAAAATCTCTCAATTATGCGATGGAGAATACACTGCTTTACTGCAGAATTGCGACCGACGGCACTATTATTCATATTGGAGAGAAATTTTCTAAACTACTTCAGTATAATCCTTTTCTTTCAGACAAAAAATTTGGGCAGGTACTTACTCCAATTGAAAAGGAACAGCTTTTTATAGACCGCATTATACTGGAAAACCACCGCAGAGGCTGGCAGGGAGAATTAAATATCACTACCAGAAACGAACAATCGCTTTGGCTGGATTTATCGATGGTGCCTGTTACGATAAGAAAAGACGAATCGGAGCTTTTAATTATCTGTTTTGATATTACCGAACGTAAAAAAGCGGTTCAGGAAGTTGAGCGTTTGAATACGGCAAATATTGAAAATAAGCTGAATCAGCAAAAAATAATTTCAAGTAAAATTGTCGAAAATCAAGAGAATGAGCAAAATAGAATTGCTCGGGAAATTCATGATGGAATAGGACAGATGCTTACAGGATTAAAATTCAGTCTCGAAAGTATAAATCTAGAAGATAAAGAAAAAGCGGCTGTAAAAATAGACTATCTGAAAAAACTGTCTCTTGACATCATAAAAGGAGTCCGTACGGCTACTTTCAATTTAATGCCTCCTGAATTAAGTGACCACGGAATTAATCCAGCGCTTTCAAAACTTACGGCAGAACTTTCAAAACTAACAGGAAAGAATATTTTATTTTACAACAAAACCGATTTCAACGCTCGATTGGATTCTTTAATCGAGATAAATATTTATCGATTAACCCAAGAAGCTATTAATAACGCTATAAAATACGCCGATTCAACTCATATTATCGTGCAGCTTTCACATAGTGCCACACTTTTAAGTATTACTGTTGATGATAACGGAAAAGGATTTGATATTAATGCTGTGGAGAAAAAGAGAAACAGCGAATCTGGAATGGGTATGCTTTTCATGAAAGAACGCATTCAATACATCAATGGCCGTGTTTTCTTCAATTCAATACCAAACGAAGGAACGAGGATTACTTTTAATATTCCTATTTAA
- a CDS encoding DUF4202 domain-containing protein, with amino-acid sequence MKTIPFLNASAWIDAENEADPNNEIYQEITYPKELLYSDRMYERLMDFQPNASEAVQIAAKAQHICRWKMPRESYPMDRVGYLKWREDLKKFHAKTTAEILKKAGYEDTFIDRVSFLIEKKLLKKDEETQLLEDVICLVFLEFYLDPFVQKHDTEKLKNIILKTWNKMSDKGHQEALKISYTPENLQLIKDSLGL; translated from the coding sequence ATGAAAACTATTCCCTTCTTAAACGCCAGTGCGTGGATTGATGCAGAAAACGAAGCCGATCCAAATAATGAAATATACCAAGAAATAACCTATCCGAAAGAATTATTGTATTCGGACAGAATGTATGAAAGGCTGATGGATTTTCAGCCCAATGCTTCAGAAGCAGTTCAGATAGCAGCTAAGGCACAGCACATCTGCCGCTGGAAAATGCCAAGAGAATCGTATCCGATGGACCGTGTCGGCTATTTGAAATGGAGAGAAGATTTAAAAAAATTCCATGCCAAAACGACTGCTGAAATATTGAAAAAAGCAGGATATGAAGATACTTTTATCGATCGTGTATCTTTCCTGATTGAAAAAAAACTGCTTAAAAAAGACGAAGAAACACAACTTCTTGAGGATGTTATCTGTTTAGTGTTTTTAGAATTTTATCTGGATCCTTTTGTCCAAAAACACGATACTGAAAAACTGAAAAACATCATTCTGAAAACCTGGAATAAAATGTCTGATAAAGGACATCAGGAAGCTTTGAAAATTAGTTACACACCAGAAAATCTTCAGTTAATAAAAGATTCTTTAGGATTGTAA
- the nirD gene encoding nitrite reductase small subunit NirD, whose protein sequence is MEDLLSQYKTVNTSEVKIWFKAGNIKDFPSNRGGCIKYKNKQIAIFNFERRNAWYACQNACPHKMEMVLSRGMTGSADDVPKIACPMHKKTFSLVDGSNLNGEDYSIATYPVKVEGDEVFVGFLE, encoded by the coding sequence ATGGAAGATCTATTAAGCCAATACAAAACGGTAAACACAAGCGAAGTGAAAATTTGGTTCAAAGCTGGAAACATTAAAGATTTTCCAAGTAACAGAGGCGGATGCATCAAGTATAAAAACAAACAGATTGCCATTTTTAATTTCGAAAGAAGAAACGCTTGGTACGCCTGTCAAAATGCCTGTCCTCACAAAATGGAAATGGTTTTATCCAGAGGAATGACCGGTTCTGCTGATGATGTTCCAAAAATTGCATGTCCAATGCATAAAAAAACATTCTCATTGGTTGATGGTTCTAATTTAAATGGTGAAGACTATTCAATCGCAACTTATCCTGTGAAAGTAGAAGGTGATGAAGTATTCGTTGGGTTTTTAGAATAA